One genomic segment of Alicycliphilus denitrificans K601 includes these proteins:
- the ilvC gene encoding ketol-acid reductoisomerase, with translation MKVFYDKDCDLSLIKGKTVAIIGYGSQGHAHAQNLNDSGVKVVVGLRKGGASWDKVGKAGLTVKEVNDAVKEADVVMILLPDEQIAEVYKNNVEPNIKQGASLAFAHGFNVHYNQVVPRADLDVWMVAPKAPGHTVRNTYTQGGGVPHLVAVHQDKSGRARELALSYAMANGGGKAGIIETNFREETETDLFGEQAVLCGGAVELIKMGYETLVEAGYAPEMAYFECLHELKLIVDLIYEGGIANMNYSISNNAEYGEYVTGPEVINEQSRAAMRNALKRIQDGEYAKMFIQEGRLNYPSMTARRRNLAAHSIEQVGAQLRAMMPWIAKNKLVDQSRN, from the coding sequence ATGAAAGTTTTCTACGACAAAGACTGTGACCTGAGCCTCATCAAGGGCAAGACCGTGGCCATCATCGGCTACGGCAGCCAGGGCCATGCCCACGCACAGAACCTCAACGACAGCGGCGTGAAGGTCGTCGTCGGCCTGCGCAAGGGCGGCGCCAGCTGGGACAAGGTCGGCAAGGCCGGCCTCACCGTGAAGGAAGTGAACGACGCGGTTAAGGAAGCCGACGTGGTCATGATCCTGCTGCCCGACGAGCAGATCGCCGAGGTCTACAAGAACAACGTCGAGCCGAACATCAAGCAGGGCGCGTCGCTCGCCTTCGCGCACGGCTTCAACGTGCACTACAACCAGGTCGTGCCGCGCGCCGACCTGGACGTGTGGATGGTCGCCCCCAAGGCCCCCGGCCATACCGTGCGCAACACCTACACCCAGGGTGGCGGCGTGCCCCATCTGGTGGCCGTGCACCAGGACAAGTCCGGCCGCGCGCGTGAACTGGCCCTCTCGTACGCCATGGCCAACGGCGGTGGCAAGGCCGGCATCATCGAGACCAACTTCCGCGAAGAGACCGAGACCGACCTGTTCGGCGAGCAGGCCGTGCTGTGCGGCGGCGCCGTCGAGCTGATCAAGATGGGCTACGAGACCCTGGTCGAGGCCGGCTACGCCCCCGAGATGGCCTACTTCGAGTGCCTGCACGAGCTCAAGCTCATCGTGGACCTGATCTACGAAGGCGGCATCGCCAATATGAACTACTCGATCTCGAACAATGCCGAGTACGGCGAGTACGTGACGGGCCCCGAGGTCATCAACGAGCAGTCGCGTGCCGCCATGCGCAATGCCCTCAAGCGCATCCAGGACGGCGAGTACGCCAAGATGTTCATCCAGGAAGGGCGCCTGAACTACCCCAGCATGACGGCACGCCGCCGCAATCTGGCCGCCCACTCCATCGAGCAGGTGGGTGCCCAGCTGCGCGCCATGATGCCCTGGATCGCCAAGAACAAGCTGGTGGACCAGAGCCGCAACTGA
- a CDS encoding DUF3106 domain-containing protein: MHAPSGSTPAYTLPAFLLAFVLLSALAAAGWWMAIYVRIAPSTPVPAQALHAGKHRVLGEPRLPPQPEAGPPWTALTTAQKEALYPLADRWSVLSEVQKRNWLSLAAGFHALSPEEQQKMLARITDWASLSAQQRSQARLNYAAAAQLPADSRRAQWEAYQALSAEEKKRLAAKAAPRPRGAATAVRPVSPKKLARVPAAADTPPAVPNPPKIVAPELIHTPQVLPAPAPAVVETAPIATPSAVPASLPPLQPASVPDAREEPVRDLTPLHPPQ; encoded by the coding sequence ATGCACGCACCGTCCGGCTCTACGCCTGCCTACACACTGCCAGCCTTCCTGCTGGCTTTTGTATTGCTGAGCGCGCTGGCGGCGGCGGGCTGGTGGATGGCGATCTACGTGCGCATCGCACCCAGCACCCCCGTGCCGGCGCAGGCGCTGCACGCCGGCAAGCACCGGGTGCTCGGCGAGCCCCGGCTGCCGCCCCAGCCGGAGGCGGGCCCGCCGTGGACTGCCCTGACAACCGCGCAGAAAGAGGCCCTGTACCCGCTGGCCGACCGCTGGAGCGTGCTCAGCGAGGTGCAGAAGCGCAACTGGCTGAGCCTCGCGGCGGGCTTTCACGCGCTCTCGCCCGAGGAGCAGCAGAAGATGCTGGCCCGCATCACCGACTGGGCCAGCCTGAGCGCCCAGCAGCGTAGCCAGGCGCGGTTGAACTACGCGGCCGCAGCCCAGCTCCCCGCGGACAGCAGGCGCGCCCAATGGGAGGCCTACCAGGCGCTGAGCGCCGAGGAAAAGAAGCGCCTGGCAGCCAAGGCCGCGCCCAGGCCCCGGGGCGCGGCCACCGCCGTGCGCCCCGTTTCGCCCAAGAAGCTGGCCCGCGTGCCCGCGGCGGCCGACACGCCGCCGGCCGTGCCCAACCCGCCGAAGATCGTGGCACCGGAGCTCATCCACACGCCCCAGGTGCTGCCCGCGCCCGCGCCGGCGGTGGTAGAGACGGCCCCCATCGCCACGCCATCGGCCGTGCCGGCCTCTCTGCCCCCCCTGCAGCCTGCCTCCGTGCCCGATGCGCGGGAGGAGCCCGTCCGCGACCTGACGCCACTGCATCCGCCACAATAG
- a CDS encoding fumarylacetoacetate hydrolase family protein has product MKLATLQQGGRDGTLVVVSRDLAHCRAVPAIARTLLAALDDWATVEPQLRQVYEALNSGAIKGDPFDQAACHSPLPRTWQWADGSAYINHVELVRRARNAEVPESFYTDPLMYQGGSDGFIPPYGKIVAQDAWGIDFEAEVAVVTGDVPMGATPEEAAKAIRLVMLVNDVSLRNLIPSELAKGFGFFQSKPASAFSPVAVTPDELGDAWRDAKVHLPLVVHLNGQLFGKPDAGVDMTFDFGRLIAHVAKTRTLCAGSIIGSGTVSNKQGSLWGSSIANGGVGYCCLAEVRTYEAIEQGKPATPFMKHGDTVRIEMFDGQGRSVFGAIENQVDTRSAA; this is encoded by the coding sequence ATGAAACTCGCCACCCTGCAACAAGGCGGCCGCGACGGCACGCTAGTCGTCGTCAGCCGCGACCTCGCACACTGCCGCGCCGTGCCCGCCATCGCCCGCACCCTGCTCGCCGCGCTGGACGACTGGGCCACGGTCGAACCCCAACTGCGCCAGGTCTACGAGGCCCTGAACAGCGGCGCCATCAAGGGCGATCCCTTCGACCAGGCCGCCTGCCACTCGCCGCTGCCCCGCACTTGGCAGTGGGCCGATGGCTCGGCCTACATCAACCACGTGGAGCTGGTGCGCCGCGCGCGCAATGCCGAGGTGCCCGAGAGCTTCTACACCGACCCGCTCATGTACCAGGGCGGCAGCGACGGCTTCATCCCCCCTTATGGCAAGATCGTGGCCCAGGATGCCTGGGGCATCGACTTCGAGGCCGAGGTCGCCGTGGTCACCGGCGACGTGCCCATGGGCGCCACGCCCGAGGAGGCCGCGAAGGCCATCCGCCTAGTGATGCTGGTGAACGACGTGTCGCTGCGCAACCTGATCCCGTCCGAGCTGGCCAAGGGTTTCGGCTTCTTCCAGAGCAAACCCGCCAGCGCCTTCAGCCCCGTGGCCGTCACGCCCGACGAGCTGGGCGACGCCTGGCGGGACGCGAAGGTGCACCTGCCGCTTGTAGTGCACCTGAACGGCCAGCTGTTCGGCAAGCCCGATGCGGGCGTGGACATGACCTTCGATTTCGGCCGGCTCATCGCCCACGTGGCCAAGACGCGCACCCTGTGCGCGGGCTCGATCATCGGATCGGGCACGGTGTCGAACAAGCAGGGCAGCCTGTGGGGCTCGTCGATCGCCAACGGCGGCGTGGGCTACTGCTGCCTGGCCGAGGTGCGCACCTACGAGGCCATCGAACAGGGCAAGCCCGCCACGCCCTTCATGAAGCACGGCGACACGGTGCGCATAGAGATGTTCGACGGCCAGGGCCGCAGCGTCTTCGGCGCGATCGAAAACCAGGTGGATACGCGCAGCGCCGCCTGA
- a CDS encoding P-II family nitrogen regulator, with protein sequence MQMITAVIKPFKLEEVREALAECGVTGLTVTEVKGFGRQKGHTELYRGAEYVVDFLPKVKIEVVVRTEDVDRCVDAIVAAARTGKIGDGKIFVTAVERVVRIRTGDLDDAAV encoded by the coding sequence ATGCAAATGATCACCGCCGTCATCAAGCCTTTCAAACTGGAAGAGGTCCGCGAGGCGCTGGCCGAGTGCGGCGTGACGGGGCTGACGGTGACCGAGGTGAAGGGCTTCGGCCGCCAGAAAGGGCATACCGAGCTTTACCGCGGCGCCGAATACGTGGTGGATTTCTTGCCCAAGGTCAAGATCGAGGTGGTGGTGCGCACCGAGGACGTGGACCGCTGCGTGGATGCCATCGTGGCCGCGGCGCGCACGGGCAAGATCGGCGACGGCAAGATCTTCGTAACCGCCGTGGAGCGCGTGGTGCGCATACGCACGGGGGACCTGGACGACGCGGCCGTGTGA
- a CDS encoding DUF3619 family protein, whose translation MNRTTEPTMQAAQAADAYARRLAARLTHGNADLPYDITERLRAARMQALARRKRPVSLPVRETAAAPQVVSNGSTAALGGWGREDGTWWRALVSAVPLAALVVGLFFVNMVQDDAVATEIAEVDAALLTDDLPPSAYADPGFLQFLKSANQTR comes from the coding sequence ATGAACCGCACCACCGAACCCACCATGCAAGCCGCCCAGGCAGCAGACGCCTACGCGCGCCGCCTCGCTGCGCGCCTGACGCACGGCAACGCCGACCTGCCCTACGACATCACCGAGCGGCTGCGCGCCGCGCGCATGCAGGCGCTGGCCAGGCGCAAGCGCCCCGTGAGCCTGCCCGTGCGGGAAACGGCGGCGGCCCCGCAGGTGGTGTCCAACGGGTCCACCGCCGCGCTGGGCGGCTGGGGCCGGGAAGACGGCACCTGGTGGCGCGCCCTGGTATCGGCCGTGCCCCTGGCGGCGCTGGTCGTCGGCCTGTTCTTCGTCAACATGGTGCAAGACGATGCCGTGGCCACCGAGATCGCCGAGGTGGATGCCGCCCTGCTGACGGACGACCTGCCGCCCTCGGCCTATGCCGACCCGGGCTTCCTGCAATTCCTCAAGTCGGCGAACCAGACCCGGTAA
- the maiA gene encoding maleylacetoacetate isomerase, producing MLKLYSYFRSSAAYRVRIALALKSLAYDTIPVHLLRDGGQHNGSAYRGANPQGLVPALQMAERGPVLAQSLAIMEYLDEVHPAPALLPADALGRARVRGLAHMVACEIHPLNNLRVLNYLTQELGVSGAQKDAWYAHWVALGLRAVEDVLARSGDTGRFCHGDTPGLADCCLVPQVFNARRFNCALDAYPTIARIVDACEQLPAFRQAAPDMQPDAEHALAR from the coding sequence ATGCTCAAGCTTTACTCCTACTTCCGCAGCTCCGCGGCCTACCGCGTGCGCATCGCCCTGGCGCTCAAAAGCCTGGCCTACGACACCATCCCCGTGCATCTGCTCAGGGATGGCGGCCAGCACAACGGCAGCGCCTACCGCGGCGCCAACCCGCAGGGGCTGGTGCCCGCCCTGCAGATGGCCGAAAGGGGGCCGGTGCTGGCGCAGTCGCTGGCCATCATGGAGTACCTCGACGAGGTGCACCCCGCGCCCGCCCTGCTGCCCGCCGACGCTCTGGGCCGCGCGCGCGTGCGCGGCCTGGCGCACATGGTGGCCTGCGAGATCCACCCGCTCAACAACCTGCGCGTGCTGAACTACCTGACGCAGGAGCTGGGCGTGTCCGGCGCGCAGAAGGACGCCTGGTACGCCCACTGGGTGGCGCTGGGGCTGCGGGCCGTGGAAGACGTTCTCGCGCGCAGCGGCGACACAGGGCGCTTCTGCCATGGCGACACCCCCGGCCTGGCCGACTGCTGCCTGGTGCCCCAGGTGTTCAACGCGCGGCGCTTCAACTGCGCGCTGGACGCCTACCCCACCATCGCGCGCATCGTCGATGCCTGCGAGCAATTGCCCGCGTTCCGACAGGCCGCGCCGGACATGCAGCCGGATGCGGAGCACGCCCTCGCCCGTTGA
- the pssA gene encoding CDP-diacylglycerol--serine O-phosphatidyltransferase has translation MHDGNDVGEGTGVLVRKRRKGIYILPNLFTLAALFGGFYAIVMAMNGRFEMASIGVFCAMVLDSLDGRVARMTNTQSAFGEQMDSLSDMVSFGAAPALIAYVWALQGLGRWGWIAAFVYCACAALRLARFNVNTGVVDKRYFQGLPSPAAAALVMGFIWLLTDAGVRPGQGVLSLSWGQITWVMFGFTLYAGLTMVTNVPFYSFKDLHMKKSVPFSAIVLIALGIAVINIHTPTVLFGVFVLYGLSGYAVYVWRKAKGQHTSVISTSTDEPDEQGLHH, from the coding sequence ATGCATGATGGCAACGATGTCGGCGAAGGCACGGGCGTGCTGGTGCGCAAGCGCCGCAAGGGCATTTACATCCTGCCCAACCTGTTCACCCTGGCGGCGCTGTTCGGCGGGTTCTACGCCATCGTCATGGCCATGAACGGGCGTTTCGAGATGGCGTCCATCGGCGTGTTCTGCGCCATGGTGCTCGACAGCCTGGACGGGCGTGTGGCGCGCATGACCAATACGCAGAGCGCCTTCGGCGAGCAGATGGACTCGCTGTCCGACATGGTGTCCTTCGGCGCCGCGCCCGCGCTCATCGCCTATGTGTGGGCGCTGCAGGGCCTGGGGCGCTGGGGCTGGATCGCGGCCTTCGTCTACTGTGCCTGCGCCGCGCTGCGGCTGGCGCGCTTCAACGTGAATACGGGCGTGGTGGACAAGCGCTACTTTCAGGGACTGCCATCGCCGGCGGCGGCGGCCCTGGTCATGGGCTTCATCTGGCTGCTGACCGACGCGGGCGTGCGCCCGGGGCAGGGCGTGCTCAGCCTGTCCTGGGGGCAGATCACCTGGGTGATGTTCGGCTTCACGCTCTATGCGGGGCTGACCATGGTCACCAACGTCCCCTTCTACAGCTTCAAGGATTTGCACATGAAGAAAAGCGTGCCCTTTTCGGCCATCGTGCTCATCGCCCTGGGCATCGCCGTGATCAACATCCACACGCCAACGGTGCTGTTCGGCGTGTTCGTGCTCTACGGTCTTTCTGGCTATGCCGTCTATGTCTGGCGCAAGGCCAAGGGCCAGCACACCAGCGTGATCAGCACCTCGACCGACGAGCCGGACGAGCAGGGCCTGCACCACTGA
- a CDS encoding TIGR00730 family Rossman fold protein: MADAAFSICVYLGSRPGNNSLFTEAAVAVGRWIGQHGGQLVYGGGRSGLMGTVAEATRLAGGRVVGIIPQALVDKELANHLCDELHVVTSMHERKAMMAERSDAFLALPGGIGTLEELFEVWTWRQLGYHDKPVGLLDTNGYYGGLLDFLRHSERCGLMSEWQMGLIRTGIEPAALLAALVQDAGLSASTIPLRDVI; encoded by the coding sequence ATGGCTGATGCTGCCTTTTCCATCTGCGTGTACCTGGGCTCGCGTCCCGGCAACAACTCCTTGTTCACCGAGGCCGCCGTGGCCGTGGGCCGCTGGATCGGCCAGCATGGCGGGCAACTGGTCTATGGCGGCGGGCGCAGCGGCCTGATGGGCACGGTGGCCGAGGCCACGCGCTTGGCGGGCGGGCGCGTGGTCGGCATCATTCCCCAGGCGCTGGTGGACAAAGAGCTGGCCAACCACCTGTGCGACGAGCTGCACGTCGTCACGAGCATGCACGAACGCAAGGCCATGATGGCCGAGCGCAGCGACGCCTTCCTGGCACTGCCCGGCGGCATAGGCACGCTGGAGGAGCTGTTCGAGGTCTGGACCTGGCGCCAGCTGGGCTACCACGACAAGCCCGTAGGCCTGCTCGATACCAATGGCTACTACGGCGGCCTGCTGGACTTCCTGCGGCACTCCGAGCGCTGCGGCCTCATGAGCGAGTGGCAGATGGGGCTGATCCGCACGGGCATCGAGCCTGCGGCCCTGCTCGCCGCGCTGGTGCAGGACGCTGGCCTCAGCGCCAGCACGATCCCCCTGCGCGACGTGATCTGA
- a CDS encoding RNA polymerase sigma factor — MATEHELSDFLKSVDKRAFKRTLYHVRNEEAALDIVQDSMLKLAEHYGDKPPGELPMLFQRILTNCTLDWFRRQKTRNALFSSLSDFEGPGEDGADFDLLEVHAGLPEGETAQSAEDTLRRTQVLQAIEIEIQQLPARQREAFLMRYWEEMDVSETAAAMGCSEGSVKTHCFRAVQSLSKALKAKGIVL, encoded by the coding sequence TTGGCTACCGAACACGAGCTTTCCGACTTCCTCAAGAGCGTGGACAAGCGTGCCTTCAAGCGCACGCTGTACCACGTTCGCAACGAGGAAGCGGCCCTGGACATCGTTCAGGACAGCATGCTCAAGCTCGCGGAGCACTACGGCGACAAGCCTCCGGGCGAACTGCCCATGCTGTTCCAGCGCATTCTCACGAACTGCACGCTGGACTGGTTCCGCCGGCAAAAGACCCGCAATGCGCTGTTTTCCAGCCTGAGCGACTTCGAAGGGCCGGGCGAAGACGGGGCCGACTTCGACCTGCTCGAAGTCCACGCCGGCCTCCCCGAGGGCGAAACCGCGCAAAGCGCCGAAGATACCCTTCGGCGAACGCAGGTTCTGCAGGCCATCGAAATAGAGATACAACAATTACCCGCGCGTCAACGAGAAGCTTTTTTGATGCGTTACTGGGAGGAAATGGACGTCTCGGAAACGGCAGCCGCCATGGGCTGCTCCGAGGGCAGCGTAAAGACGCATTGCTTCCGCGCCGTCCAATCGCTCAGCAAGGCACTGAAGGCCAAAGGAATCGTGCTATGA
- the ilvN gene encoding acetolactate synthase small subunit: protein MKHIIAVLIENEAGALSRVVALFSARGYNIESLTVAPTEDPSLSRMTIQTTGSDDVIEQITKHLNRLIEVVKVVDLTEGAYTERELMMVKVRAVGKEREEMKRMADIFRGRIIDVTDKSYTVELTGDQSKNDAFLQAIDRTAILETVRTGASGIGRGERILRV, encoded by the coding sequence ATGAAACACATCATTGCCGTTCTGATAGAGAACGAGGCCGGCGCGCTGTCACGCGTGGTGGCGCTGTTTTCGGCGCGTGGCTACAACATCGAGTCGCTCACGGTGGCGCCGACGGAAGACCCGTCGCTGTCGCGCATGACGATCCAGACCACGGGCTCGGATGACGTGATCGAGCAGATCACCAAGCACTTGAACCGCCTCATCGAGGTCGTGAAGGTGGTGGACCTGACCGAGGGTGCCTACACCGAGCGCGAGCTCATGATGGTGAAGGTGCGCGCCGTGGGCAAGGAGCGCGAGGAGATGAAGCGCATGGCCGACATCTTCCGCGGCCGCATCATCGACGTGACCGACAAGAGCTACACCGTCGAACTCACGGGCGACCAGTCCAAGAACGACGCCTTCCTGCAGGCCATCGACCGCACGGCCATCCTGGAGACCGTGCGCACCGGGGCCAGCGGCATCGGCCGCGGCGAGCGCATCCTGCGCGTGTAG
- a CDS encoding diacylglycerol kinase, protein MSLPPASPHPHKQRTGLNRLWHATSYSVAGLRAGWGEKAFRQELCLAAVLLPLAFWLGNGWTETALLAGTVVLVLITELLNSGIEAAIDRIGPELHELSKRAKDMGSAAVLLSLLLCGATWAAALYQRFIHG, encoded by the coding sequence ATGTCCCTGCCGCCCGCCAGCCCCCACCCGCACAAGCAGCGCACCGGCCTGAACCGGCTGTGGCATGCCACGAGCTACTCCGTCGCGGGGCTGCGCGCGGGCTGGGGCGAGAAGGCCTTCCGCCAGGAGCTGTGCCTGGCCGCCGTGCTGCTGCCGCTGGCGTTCTGGCTCGGCAACGGCTGGACGGAGACCGCGCTGCTAGCCGGCACTGTGGTGCTGGTGCTGATCACCGAACTGCTCAACTCGGGCATAGAGGCGGCCATCGACCGCATCGGCCCCGAACTGCACGAACTGTCCAAGCGCGCCAAGGACATGGGTAGCGCCGCCGTGCTGCTGAGCCTGCTGCTGTGCGGCGCGACCTGGGCCGCCGCGCTCTACCAAAGGTTTATCCATGGCTGA
- a CDS encoding RDD family protein, giving the protein MHAPSQPGSTQSSNAATPSPPAPSAGTMAPPLYRRMACWLYEGMLMFGVVFIAGYLFGTLTQTRHALDNRHALQAFLFVVFGIYFVWFWSRGHTLAMKTWHIRVVDSQGRAISQWRALLRYLLSWLWFLPPLAAYAAGIPVLATLLLLTLWVIFWALASYLHPQRQFWHDALAGTRLVHHELPPRPRKNK; this is encoded by the coding sequence ATGCACGCCCCCAGCCAGCCAGGCTCCACCCAGTCATCCAACGCCGCGACACCCTCCCCGCCGGCCCCGTCGGCGGGCACCATGGCCCCCCCACTGTACCGCCGCATGGCCTGCTGGCTGTACGAGGGCATGCTGATGTTCGGCGTGGTGTTCATCGCCGGCTACCTGTTCGGCACGCTGACGCAGACCCGCCATGCGCTGGACAACCGCCATGCGCTGCAGGCCTTCCTGTTCGTCGTCTTCGGCATCTACTTCGTCTGGTTCTGGTCCCGGGGGCATACCTTGGCCATGAAGACCTGGCACATCCGCGTGGTGGACAGCCAGGGCCGCGCCATCAGCCAGTGGCGTGCGCTGCTGCGCTACCTGCTGAGCTGGCTGTGGTTCCTGCCGCCGCTGGCGGCGTACGCGGCAGGCATACCCGTGCTGGCGACCCTCCTGCTGCTGACCCTGTGGGTCATCTTCTGGGCCCTGGCCAGCTATCTCCACCCGCAGCGCCAGTTCTGGCACGATGCGCTGGCGGGCACCCGCCTGGTGCATCACGAGCTGCCGCCGCGCCCGCGCAAGAACAAATGA
- a CDS encoding acetolactate synthase 3 catalytic subunit has protein sequence MEISKAEISSAAQAARGGNPHASGTQELMGAEILVKALQAENVQYMWGYPGGAVLYIYDALYKQESIQHVLVRHEQAAVHAADGYARATGEVGVALVTSGPGLTNAVTGIATAYMDSIPMVIISGQVPTPAIGLDAFQECDTVGITRPIVKHNFLVKDVRDLALTLKKAFHIARTGRPGPVVVDIPKDVSFKKTAYHGYPQSVEMRSYNPVKKGHAGQIRKALQLLLGAKRPYIYTGGGVLLGNATQELRALVDMLGYPVTNTLMGLGAYPATDRKFLGMLGMHGTIEANNTMQNCDVLLAVGARFDDRVIGNPKHFAQNDRKIIHIDIDPSSISKRVKVDIPIVGDVKEVLTELISMIRESTTRPDAGALSAWWDQIEAWRGRDCLKYDRGNTEVIKPQHVIETLWNMTKDADAYITSDVGQHQMWAAQYYKFDEPRRWINSGGLGTMGVGIPYAMGIKLAKPDAEVFCVTGEGSVQMNIQELSTCLQYNTPIKILSLNNRYLGMVRQWQEIEYSGRYSHSYMDALPNFVKLAEAYGHVGMLIERPQDVEPALREARKLKDRTVFLDFRTDPTENVFPMVQAGKGITEMLLGSEDL, from the coding sequence ATGGAAATCTCCAAGGCCGAAATCAGCTCGGCAGCACAGGCCGCACGCGGCGGCAACCCCCACGCATCGGGCACCCAGGAACTCATGGGCGCCGAAATCCTCGTCAAGGCGTTGCAGGCCGAGAACGTGCAGTACATGTGGGGCTATCCCGGCGGCGCCGTGCTCTACATCTACGATGCGCTGTACAAGCAGGAAAGCATCCAGCATGTGCTGGTGCGTCACGAGCAGGCTGCCGTGCACGCGGCCGACGGCTACGCGCGCGCCACGGGCGAGGTGGGTGTGGCGCTGGTCACGTCGGGCCCCGGGCTGACGAACGCGGTCACGGGCATCGCGACGGCCTACATGGATTCGATTCCCATGGTGATCATCTCCGGCCAGGTGCCCACGCCCGCCATCGGGCTGGACGCATTCCAGGAGTGCGACACCGTCGGCATCACGCGCCCCATCGTCAAGCACAACTTCCTGGTCAAGGACGTGCGCGATCTGGCGCTGACGCTCAAGAAAGCATTCCACATCGCGCGCACCGGCCGGCCCGGCCCCGTGGTGGTGGACATTCCCAAGGATGTCTCGTTCAAGAAGACGGCCTACCACGGCTACCCGCAGAGCGTGGAGATGCGCTCCTACAACCCGGTCAAGAAGGGCCATGCGGGTCAGATCCGCAAGGCCTTGCAGCTGCTCCTGGGTGCCAAGCGCCCCTATATCTATACCGGCGGCGGCGTGCTGCTGGGCAATGCCACGCAGGAGCTGCGCGCCCTGGTGGACATGTTGGGCTACCCGGTCACGAACACGCTGATGGGCCTGGGCGCCTACCCGGCCACGGACCGCAAGTTCCTCGGCATGCTGGGCATGCACGGCACGATCGAGGCCAACAACACCATGCAGAACTGCGACGTGCTGCTGGCCGTGGGCGCGCGCTTCGACGACCGCGTGATCGGCAACCCCAAGCATTTCGCGCAAAACGACCGCAAGATCATCCACATTGACATCGATCCTTCGTCGATCTCCAAGCGCGTGAAGGTCGACATCCCGATCGTCGGCGACGTCAAGGAGGTGCTGACCGAGCTGATCTCCATGATCCGCGAGAGCACCACGCGCCCCGATGCCGGCGCCCTGTCCGCCTGGTGGGACCAGATCGAGGCCTGGCGCGGCCGCGACTGCCTGAAGTACGACCGTGGCAACACCGAGGTCATCAAGCCGCAGCACGTGATCGAGACGCTGTGGAACATGACGAAGGATGCTGACGCCTACATCACCTCCGACGTGGGCCAGCACCAGATGTGGGCCGCGCAGTATTACAAGTTCGACGAGCCGCGTCGCTGGATCAACTCGGGCGGCCTGGGCACCATGGGCGTGGGCATTCCCTACGCCATGGGCATCAAGCTGGCCAAGCCCGACGCCGAGGTGTTCTGCGTGACGGGCGAGGGCTCGGTGCAGATGAACATCCAGGAACTGTCCACCTGCCTGCAGTACAACACGCCGATCAAGATCCTGTCGCTGAACAACCGGTATCTCGGCATGGTGCGCCAGTGGCAGGAGATCGAGTACTCGGGCCGCTACAGCCACAGCTACATGGATGCGCTGCCCAACTTCGTGAAGCTGGCCGAGGCCTACGGCCACGTGGGCATGCTGATCGAGCGCCCGCAGGACGTGGAGCCCGCGCTGCGCGAGGCGCGCAAGCTCAAGGACCGCACCGTGTTCCTGGACTTCCGCACCGACCCGACCGAGAACGTGTTCCCCATGGTGCAGGCGGGCAAGGGCATCACCGAAATGCTGCTGGGATCGGAAGACCTGTAA